One genomic region from Sphingobacterium sp. UGAL515B_05 encodes:
- a CDS encoding threonine aldolase family protein encodes MYNFKNDYSEGAHPRILDKLIETNLIQQLGYGEDDYSKEAKSILKKKIANQQAVIHFLSGGTQTNLLVISFLLRIHEAVISAKTGHISANETGAIEATGHKVITVETSDGKLTPNDISTILREHALAPHVVKPRIVYISNSTEIGTIYSLAELEALYVCCQQQQLLLYLDGARLGHALTAENNDLTFAAIARYTDVFYIGGTKNGALLGEAVVFNRPELAVDFDYAIKQKGALLAKGRVLSIQFLMLFQDDLYLELALRANSLAMRMAKAIKDKGYSFLTESTTNQIFPILPKSLIEALLINYQFYIWKDIDSDYAAVRLITSWATDEKQVTNFINDILNS; translated from the coding sequence ATGTACAACTTTAAAAATGACTATTCAGAAGGGGCACATCCCCGCATTTTAGATAAGCTTATTGAAACGAATCTGATACAGCAATTAGGCTATGGAGAGGATGACTATTCCAAAGAAGCCAAATCGATTTTGAAGAAAAAGATAGCGAATCAGCAAGCCGTTATCCACTTTTTATCTGGGGGCACACAAACAAATCTTCTTGTCATATCTTTTCTTTTACGTATCCATGAAGCAGTGATCAGTGCAAAAACAGGGCATATATCTGCAAATGAAACTGGTGCTATAGAAGCAACTGGACATAAAGTCATTACCGTTGAAACGTCTGATGGGAAATTGACACCTAACGATATTAGTACGATACTCAGGGAACATGCTTTGGCGCCACATGTGGTAAAACCAAGAATAGTTTATATTTCTAATTCCACTGAAATCGGCACAATATATTCTTTGGCAGAGTTGGAAGCGCTATATGTGTGCTGTCAGCAGCAACAACTGTTACTTTATTTGGATGGCGCACGCTTGGGCCATGCTTTGACCGCGGAAAACAACGATTTAACCTTTGCAGCTATTGCTAGGTATACTGACGTTTTCTACATTGGCGGAACAAAAAATGGAGCTCTTCTGGGTGAGGCAGTTGTGTTTAACCGTCCCGAATTAGCCGTAGATTTTGACTATGCGATTAAGCAGAAAGGCGCCTTGCTCGCCAAAGGCAGAGTACTTTCAATTCAATTTCTAATGCTATTTCAGGATGATTTGTATCTTGAGCTGGCATTAAGAGCTAATTCGCTTGCGATGCGTATGGCGAAGGCCATCAAAGACAAAGGATATTCCTTTCTAACGGAATCAACCACCAATCAGATTTTTCCCATTTTACCTAAATCGCTCATCGAAGCATTGCTTATAAATTATCAATTTTATATATGGAAGGATATCGATTCAGATTATGCAGCGGTTCGTTTGATCACGTCCTGGGCTACGGACGAGAAACAGGTTACTAACTTTATAAATGATATACTGAATTCCTAG
- a CDS encoding response regulator transcription factor — protein MGNEKKRILVIEDNEILLSTMQFVLVREGYDLLLAKSGKEALSLVSDETIDLVITDIALPFANGYEIINCIRKSNTNNQVPVIIISGYRDDNSIVEGFEVGANDYIKKPISPSELISRVRLRIGHA, from the coding sequence ATGGGGAACGAAAAAAAGAGAATTCTTGTTATCGAAGATAATGAGATTCTATTAAGCACAATGCAATTTGTTCTTGTAAGGGAGGGCTATGACCTATTGCTTGCCAAATCTGGCAAAGAAGCGCTCTCGTTGGTTTCTGACGAAACTATTGATTTGGTCATAACAGATATCGCATTACCTTTTGCCAATGGTTACGAAATAATCAATTGCATTCGAAAAAGCAATACGAATAATCAGGTGCCTGTTATTATTATTTCTGGTTACCGTGACGATAATAGTATTGTGGAAGGCTTTGAAGTCGGAGCCAATGATTATATTAAAAAGCCTATTTCTCCGTCAGAACTGATATCTCGTGTACGATTAAGAATAGGTCATGCTTAG
- a CDS encoding MIP family channel protein produces MEIKTSSKFIAELIGTFGLVLFGCGAAAIAGANTTAGLSGLGLLGIAVAFGLSVVVFAYAIGGISGCHINPAVTVGVLLAGRMSAKDAVVYIVAQFIGALLGAFVLQQILSGQLAGFTAGEWAYGSNGWGKGYQNEYGTASAFLIEAVLTFIFLFVILATTSKVGNSTMAGLAIGFTLLLIHLVAIPVTGTSVNPARSFGPAILAGGQALSQLWLFIVAPLVGAAVAAGVWKALEPKD; encoded by the coding sequence ATGGAAATTAAAACATCTTCAAAATTTATCGCCGAACTAATTGGAACATTTGGTTTGGTACTTTTTGGTTGCGGTGCGGCCGCTATTGCAGGAGCCAATACCACAGCTGGGCTTTCTGGTCTTGGTCTTTTGGGTATTGCTGTCGCCTTCGGACTTTCAGTGGTGGTATTTGCATACGCGATCGGTGGAATTTCAGGCTGTCATATCAATCCTGCGGTGACTGTTGGTGTGTTATTGGCAGGTAGAATGTCTGCCAAGGATGCGGTTGTCTACATTGTTGCTCAATTTATTGGTGCACTTTTGGGGGCATTTGTCCTTCAGCAGATTTTAAGTGGGCAATTGGCCGGATTTACGGCAGGAGAGTGGGCGTATGGCTCAAACGGTTGGGGTAAAGGATATCAAAACGAGTATGGTACTGCTTCCGCCTTTTTGATTGAAGCCGTGTTAACCTTCATTTTTCTGTTTGTGATACTGGCAACAACTTCGAAGGTAGGAAACAGCACAATGGCTGGGCTTGCAATCGGCTTTACGCTTCTTTTGATCCATTTGGTTGCTATTCCCGTAACAGGTACATCGGTTAATCCTGCTCGTTCATTTGGGCCAGCGATTCTGGCCGGCGGTCAGGCTTTATCGCAGCTTTGGCTCTTTATTGTAGCTCCATTAGTAGGGGCAGCTGTAGCAGCAGGGGTATGGAAAGCCCTTGAACCTAAAGACTAG
- a CDS encoding nitronate monooxygenase produces MKWSNQITQLIGIDYPIIQAPMFGVTTPEMVIAASRAGALGSLSLGDLPAERCSELIRSTAAHVKKPFAVNIFVNHVPEVSVNLRIAYNETKVFVEQLALQHGLEVALPELDSIHITDYREQIDAIITQQCKVVSFTFGNLDPHSIKRLKDNDVIIIGTCTSVAEAIALEEAGIDVICVQGLEAGGHRGSFEEAPVPEIGGFSLLPQVKEHVNAPLIYAGGLYNASTIHSAKLLGANGFQIGSLLLKSKESALLDFEKARLSHVQESDIVLTRSFSGRYARGIKNTFIEALDKSQYILPYPYQNKLTGELRRIAKANKNVDFVNIWAGQSIHSYSELSTADIIQMLIREFENLHTSLVV; encoded by the coding sequence ATGAAATGGTCAAATCAAATTACACAATTAATAGGTATTGATTATCCGATTATCCAGGCACCCATGTTTGGTGTTACCACACCAGAAATGGTCATTGCAGCATCACGTGCAGGGGCGCTCGGGTCCTTATCGTTGGGTGATCTACCAGCAGAACGCTGTAGTGAGCTTATTCGTTCAACCGCTGCACATGTAAAGAAGCCTTTTGCAGTCAATATTTTTGTAAATCATGTTCCTGAAGTTTCGGTGAATTTGAGGATAGCATATAATGAAACAAAGGTTTTTGTGGAACAGTTAGCCCTGCAACATGGCTTAGAAGTAGCTTTACCAGAGCTCGACAGCATCCATATTACAGATTATAGGGAACAAATTGACGCGATCATAACCCAACAGTGTAAAGTTGTGAGTTTTACTTTTGGAAATCTGGATCCACATAGTATAAAACGGTTGAAAGACAATGATGTGATAATTATTGGTACATGCACTTCAGTGGCAGAAGCAATTGCTCTGGAAGAAGCTGGTATTGATGTGATCTGTGTACAGGGATTAGAGGCTGGGGGACATCGTGGAAGTTTTGAGGAGGCGCCTGTTCCTGAGATTGGCGGATTTTCTCTGCTACCACAGGTGAAAGAGCATGTAAACGCTCCGCTTATTTATGCCGGTGGATTATATAATGCAAGCACGATCCATTCTGCAAAGCTATTAGGTGCCAATGGTTTTCAGATTGGTAGTTTATTGCTCAAATCTAAAGAAAGCGCACTGCTGGACTTTGAGAAAGCGCGTCTTTCTCATGTTCAGGAATCAGATATTGTCTTGACAAGGAGTTTTTCAGGGCGCTATGCCAGAGGTATAAAGAATACATTTATTGAAGCTTTGGACAAGTCGCAATACATCTTACCATATCCCTATCAAAATAAACTCACCGGGGAATTACGAAGAATAGCCAAGGCCAATAAAAATGTCGATTTTGTAAATATTTGGGCAGGGCAATCGATCCATTCATACAGTGAACTTTCGACAGCAGATATAATTCAAATGTTAATCCGAGAATTTGAAAATTTGCATACTAGTTTAGTTGTTTAA
- a CDS encoding DUF4838 domain-containing protein, producing the protein MVTIVQGKERITLVDQGKTDYVIQADANDPVLQKAAAVINTFTKESTGVDFAIQAKGEVTHAIILEKSSITNTFPEDSYSIQAVGKNIYIKGSGKGVLFAAYRYVRDIIGGRKWYVGKENTHVPKLTFLAVDSDLKIYSKPNFQFREVYFPVELDQEYMDWYGLHNLEERWGDWGHTFSKILPPSVYFKEHPEYYSLYDGKRQPIQLCLSNEDVFKLTVAYFKRRISENPTATYWSIAANDDIGSCTCDRCQAIDKREGGAQGSLIHFVNRVAAQFPDKKFTTLAYLESANAPTHLRVADNVSVILSNIDAFRKNDIGSEPSAATFRRQLGAWKAKTKHVFVWDYLTQFTNYLAPFPIQGTMQESLQYLKTQGVEGVFLQGGGATYSDMAELNAYILANLAWDTTLSEEQLTNEFIEGYYGKAAPFIKAYLAERRNHLPGPSSALSIYGNPIDNRHDFLSPEAMDKYSTLLEKAEIASEGNPLLESRVRRIGLGLDYTYLQQARFYGPHQHGIFEQEGERWVVRPKVSRKVTQFVEDAKKLGVIELAEAGASPDSYAKEWSEIFKAGVRANKASEANIKLRYAFDPSFPANGLKTLTDSVPGYMDYSYNWLLWNGEPMDITFDFEQERRIDTITLNFLKDARHWIFPPKEIRISVSKNGKDFQDVFLSKLKSVEEDYTLDKIPYQVLLNDSVKVIRVYASPLVKLPEWRYHPKRKPLIACDEIWLN; encoded by the coding sequence ATGGTAACGATAGTTCAGGGTAAAGAAAGGATTACATTGGTTGATCAAGGGAAAACGGACTATGTCATTCAAGCGGATGCAAATGATCCTGTTTTACAAAAAGCGGCTGCAGTGATAAACACTTTTACAAAAGAAAGTACAGGCGTAGATTTTGCAATACAAGCTAAAGGTGAAGTCACACATGCCATTATTTTGGAAAAAAGCTCCATAACTAATACGTTTCCCGAAGACAGTTACTCTATACAAGCTGTAGGAAAGAATATTTATATCAAGGGAAGTGGTAAAGGTGTACTATTTGCGGCATATCGTTATGTCAGGGATATTATTGGTGGACGAAAGTGGTATGTAGGTAAAGAAAATACACATGTTCCAAAATTGACATTCCTGGCAGTGGATTCAGATCTGAAGATTTATTCCAAACCAAATTTTCAGTTTAGAGAGGTTTATTTCCCTGTTGAATTAGATCAGGAGTATATGGATTGGTATGGTTTACATAATTTGGAAGAACGCTGGGGAGATTGGGGGCACACTTTCAGTAAAATATTGCCACCATCAGTTTATTTTAAAGAACATCCGGAGTATTACTCCCTGTATGATGGTAAACGCCAACCTATTCAACTTTGTCTATCTAATGAGGACGTTTTTAAGCTTACCGTAGCTTATTTCAAGCGTAGGATAAGCGAAAATCCCACAGCTACTTATTGGTCTATCGCGGCCAATGACGATATCGGAAGCTGTACTTGCGATCGTTGTCAGGCTATTGATAAGCGGGAAGGTGGAGCGCAAGGTTCACTGATTCACTTTGTGAATAGAGTGGCCGCACAATTTCCCGACAAAAAATTTACAACACTGGCGTATTTAGAATCAGCAAATGCCCCAACACACCTCAGGGTTGCCGATAATGTTTCTGTTATATTAAGTAATATTGATGCTTTTAGAAAAAATGACATTGGAAGTGAACCATCAGCAGCAACTTTTCGTAGACAATTAGGCGCTTGGAAAGCTAAAACCAAGCATGTATTTGTATGGGATTATCTGACACAGTTCACCAATTATCTTGCGCCATTTCCAATCCAAGGAACCATGCAGGAAAGTCTACAATATCTGAAAACGCAAGGTGTCGAAGGGGTCTTTTTGCAAGGTGGAGGAGCGACTTATAGTGATATGGCCGAGCTAAATGCCTATATATTGGCTAACCTCGCCTGGGATACGACGCTTTCAGAAGAACAGCTAACCAACGAATTTATCGAGGGCTATTATGGCAAGGCTGCACCCTTTATTAAAGCATACCTTGCTGAAAGAAGAAATCACTTGCCTGGGCCTTCATCAGCTTTATCTATTTACGGAAACCCGATTGATAACAGGCATGACTTTTTAAGTCCAGAGGCCATGGATAAGTATAGTACATTATTAGAAAAAGCGGAAATAGCCAGTGAAGGTAATCCTTTATTGGAATCCCGTGTCAGGCGTATTGGACTTGGGTTGGATTATACCTATTTGCAACAAGCAAGATTCTATGGACCGCATCAACATGGTATATTTGAACAAGAGGGGGAGCGTTGGGTTGTGAGACCAAAGGTAAGTCGTAAAGTAACACAATTTGTTGAAGATGCAAAAAAATTGGGCGTTATAGAGCTTGCCGAAGCTGGTGCATCACCCGATAGTTATGCAAAGGAGTGGTCCGAAATATTTAAAGCCGGCGTTAGAGCAAATAAGGCCTCTGAAGCAAATATTAAGTTGAGATATGCATTTGATCCTTCTTTCCCTGCCAATGGACTAAAAACACTTACAGATAGTGTGCCGGGCTATATGGATTATAGCTATAATTGGTTGCTATGGAACGGGGAGCCGATGGATATTACTTTTGATTTTGAACAGGAAAGGCGAATAGATACCATAACACTTAATTTTCTAAAGGATGCCCGACATTGGATATTTCCACCAAAAGAAATTCGAATTTCGGTATCTAAGAATGGAAAAGATTTCCAAGATGTATTTCTCAGTAAGCTTAAATCCGTTGAGGAGGATTACACCTTGGACAAGATACCTTATCAAGTATTATTAAATGACAGTGTTAAAGTGATCCGAGTTTATGCTTCACCTCTGGTAAAACTACCCGAATGGCGGTATCATCCTAAGCGAAAGCCTCTTATAGCCTGTGATGAAATCTGGTTAAATTAA
- a CDS encoding winged helix-turn-helix transcriptional regulator, translating into MNEKKSENFGACCDVNGIFKIIGGKWKVLLIKAVAKQCPKRFGELRREMEDLAQTTLTVQLRELERDGILCRQIYAESPPRVEYKLSELGKTLLPVIERLDEWWSDYKRERG; encoded by the coding sequence ATGAATGAAAAAAAAAGTGAAAATTTTGGCGCCTGCTGTGATGTCAATGGAATTTTTAAGATAATAGGTGGAAAATGGAAAGTTTTGCTCATTAAGGCTGTTGCGAAACAATGCCCCAAAAGATTTGGTGAGCTACGACGGGAAATGGAAGATCTGGCGCAGACGACATTGACTGTTCAGCTCCGTGAGCTCGAACGCGATGGTATTTTATGTAGACAGATTTACGCTGAATCGCCACCACGCGTGGAATATAAACTTAGCGAATTAGGTAAAACTTTACTGCCGGTCATTGAAAGACTTGATGAGTGGTGGTCAGATTACAAACGCGAAAGGGGGTAG
- a CDS encoding DMT family transporter, whose product MALNKRKFPSKVACLAILLAILGTFLLVTHGNFGSLSISPLALFFGLMSAVTLAFYTLQPIHLLNKYNAAIVIGWGMLLGGFVFCFVKPPWEVDGIWDIYTYSYTAFIVVFGTLIPFYAYLTAVKLIGGQKTSLLASAEPLSAALLAVLWLNTPFRETDWIGTFFIIGTIVLLGISKNEEREGIS is encoded by the coding sequence ATGGCGTTGAACAAGAGAAAATTCCCTTCGAAAGTTGCCTGCCTGGCCATACTTTTAGCTATACTGGGCACATTTCTTTTAGTCACACATGGGAATTTTGGTTCTCTCTCGATTTCTCCGCTCGCATTATTTTTTGGTTTAATGTCGGCTGTTACGCTTGCTTTTTATACACTACAACCTATACACTTGTTAAACAAGTATAATGCGGCAATCGTTATCGGTTGGGGTATGCTATTGGGAGGTTTCGTTTTTTGCTTTGTCAAACCTCCTTGGGAGGTTGATGGAATCTGGGATATATATACCTATAGCTACACTGCTTTTATTGTAGTCTTCGGCACACTAATCCCTTTTTATGCTTATCTAACAGCTGTTAAGCTTATTGGTGGACAAAAGACAAGTCTTCTGGCTTCTGCCGAGCCTCTATCGGCAGCCCTATTAGCTGTCTTGTGGTTAAATACGCCATTTAGAGAAACAGACTGGATAGGAACTTTTTTTATCATCGGTACAATTGTCTTATTGGGCATCAGCAAAAATGAGGAGCGAGAAGGGATAAGCTAA
- a CDS encoding 2-hydroxyacid dehydrogenase, translating into MKIAFFSTKPYDKLFFEQENSTYGFQFNFYETHLGPHIVNAIEDEKVVCAFVNDKLNRQVIEVLAQKGVELIALRCAGFNNVDLEAAREFGIKVCRVPAYSPEAVAEHTMAMLLTLNRKTHKAYNRVREQNFALNGLLGFNLHQKTIGVIGTGKIGKAFIKIALGFGANVIAYDLYPDQQLAAQGVNYRSLDEVFEESDIISLHCPLTPENHYLINKESLDKMKNGVTIINTSRGNLIHTSDAIKALKERKIGLLGIDVYEQEEKLFFKDLSTTIIEDETIQLLMSYPNVLVTAHQAFFTTEALTEISQRTLRSISDLSTKGITDAEVLL; encoded by the coding sequence ATGAAAATCGCTTTCTTTTCGACAAAACCATACGACAAATTATTTTTTGAGCAAGAAAATAGCACCTATGGCTTTCAGTTTAATTTTTATGAAACGCACTTAGGCCCGCACATTGTCAATGCGATTGAAGATGAGAAGGTAGTCTGTGCATTTGTCAATGATAAACTCAACCGGCAAGTGATCGAAGTACTTGCTCAAAAAGGAGTTGAGCTGATCGCCTTGCGTTGCGCTGGATTTAATAACGTTGATCTGGAAGCGGCCAGGGAATTTGGTATAAAAGTTTGTCGAGTGCCCGCCTATTCCCCTGAAGCGGTAGCTGAACACACCATGGCCATGTTATTGACATTGAATCGTAAAACACATAAAGCCTATAATCGCGTACGGGAGCAAAATTTTGCATTGAATGGACTTTTGGGATTTAACCTGCATCAGAAAACAATTGGTGTTATCGGAACAGGAAAAATAGGTAAAGCCTTTATCAAAATCGCATTGGGATTTGGGGCAAATGTAATTGCCTATGATTTATACCCAGACCAGCAGCTTGCAGCACAAGGTGTCAATTACAGATCGTTGGATGAAGTCTTTGAAGAATCAGATATCATTTCTCTTCATTGCCCACTTACTCCCGAGAACCATTATCTTATTAATAAGGAGTCATTGGATAAGATGAAAAATGGGGTAACAATTATTAATACAAGCAGAGGCAATCTAATCCATACCAGTGATGCTATTAAAGCGCTTAAAGAACGGAAAATTGGCTTATTAGGTATTGACGTTTATGAACAAGAAGAAAAGTTGTTTTTTAAAGACTTATCGACCACAATAATTGAAGATGAAACAATACAATTATTGATGAGCTATCCGAATGTTTTGGTTACGGCGCACCAAGCTTTTTTTACAACAGAAGCATTAACAGAAATTTCTCAAAGAACGCTTCGGAGCATCTCCGACCTATCAACTAAAGGGATCACTGACGCAGAGGTTTTGCTATAG